GGCCGGATGATCAGCAGATCGCCCGCGTTCCGCGGATAACGCGGGATCTCGACGGTGTAGTCCCAGATGAGCGGCTTGTCGGCGAATCTGCGGTTGGCCACGGTCGCATGCAGAACCTTGAACGTCGACAGCGAGTGGGCCAACATGGATTCGATCGGCTTGATCTGGTCCACGTCCTGCTGTGCGGCGCGCAGGCTGAAGCGTTGCCCGGCGGCGCCGTCGCCGGTCCAGCTCTCGCGCACGTCTCCGTTCAGCGTGCCGTTTTCGTCGAGCGTCAATTTCGCGGTACGTGCAACGCCATTCAAAGCGCTCGAGGTCTGCGGCAGCGCGAGCAGCTCGCCGCCAGCGGGCAACACCAGCATGCCGTAGTTGGCCTGCAGCGCGCCCGGTAGATAGCCCAGGGAAATGAGCGGATGCGTGGGGTCGAAGAACAGCAGCGGGCCGAGCGTCTTGTGTTTGATCGCCGCCGGCAACTGCGCCGTGTCGACTCCGGCCTGAAGCTGGATCGCGATGATCGCGTGGTTGAACCCCATGTTGGGCGGCGTGCCCGCCGCCACGGAGCCGCGCTCGGTATTGATGAGCACGTAGTGCGACTCGATGCCGATCTCCTTCAGCATCGAGGAGAGCAGGGTCACTTTGTCCTTGCAATCGCCGTAGCCGTGCGTCAGCACTTCGCTCGCCGGATGAGGCTGCACACCGCCGACGCCCAGCTCGATGGCGACGTAGCGGATGTCACTCTGAACGAATGCGGCCAGCGCCTGCATCTTGGCCAACGGATCGGTCGCGGATGCCGTGAGCTGCTGCACTTTCTGACGCAGCGGCGGCGAGGCGTCGCGCCGGCCGTTGGTCAACCCGCCGTACCAGGTACCGACCTCCTGCCAGCTTTGAAACCCGCCGCCCTTCCCGCCGGGAGGTTGCAGCGAGAGCACCATTCGGGCGGCGATGCCTTGCCACGGCGGCATCTGCCGTTCGAGCTTGACCGGCTTCAGATCGCTGACCATCCAGCGCCACTGTCCCGGCGCCACTTCGGTCGCTGCGGACTCATCGTGATTGAGCCAGAAGACCTTGTAGGACCAGCTCGGCGGCAGTCGCACCGTATATCGCGCCTGAAGCACCGGCACGATGTCCTGAATATCCCACTCGTCGGTCATCTCATACGGGGACATGTCCCGCTCTATCTCGTAGCCGACGATGTTGCCCGGGACAGACGCCGGAATCCGCATGACTTTGCGTCGCACGTCGCTGATCAGTTCGCCGCCGTCGACATTGCTGAGCGCGGTTTCGATGATGTCCCGATCCTTGACCTCGAAGTCTTTACCCTGCGCCGGGATGCTCCAGCCATGTATGGAGGTGATCTGGCTCTGCGGACCGAAGGCCGCCAGGACCGTGCCGTACGATTCGCCGTTGCTGCGCAGGATCTTGTAGACGCGGCGCTCGAGCCGCTTCATCTTGCCGGACGCCTGTACCGTCAGTTCCGTGTCCGAGTAGAGCACGACGGCGTCTGTCTCTTCGTCCTGAGCTGGCACGGGCACGCTTACCTGCGCGCGCATCCAGTCCGGAGCGCTCGCGGCCCACGCCGCCGTGGCGTGCATGCATGCGAACGCCAGGCCTCCACTCAACAATTTCGCGAGCCCCATATCCAGGCGCCTCAATGTTTGGCAGTGGCACCCGGCGGTGCGCCCGGCGTGACGACCACCTGATCCTCGTCGCCGGCGCGGACCGTCTGATAGAAGTCCCGCACCTGCGCGTAGAATTTTTGCTGGACGATGATGGTGTTCAGCACGAGCTCCCGCTTCATGCTCAGCGTCCCGCCGGTATTCTGGGCGCTCGAGCTATATCGCGCGACGCTGATGTCCGCCGTGCGCGCTTTCGGCAGGCTGCTGACCTTCCAGCCCGGTGGTAGTTCGATCGCGACCTCATCCGTGTGCTGATGGAGGAACGAGAAATACAGCGGATGCTCGCGGGCGCTGTGCTCGAACTTGTGTTTTTCCGAACCGCCGAACAGCCCCACGGGAATGAGCGAACGGTTGCCTGCCGCGGCCGCCCAACCGGGTACGCGCAAGTCGAATTCGGCCACGAGCGGTGCGTCGGAGCCGCTCCAATCCGGCGTATTGGTGAGTTTCACGTCGACGCCGGAGGGCACATCGGCCTCGAGATCCTGCTCGAGGACCTTCTTCCGTTCGGTGGCGTCTTCGTTGCGCTCGGCGATGCGACGCCAGCTTGCTTCGAGGCCACTGTAGGTCACGGTGACCTTGCCCTCGAGTGTTCCCGACGTGGTGAGCTTCACGGATGCTTTGCGCTCGACGCGCGACTCGGCCGCGCCGGGCAGCGCCGTCGTCAACCACTGCCCGCCGTCGGCGTCGAGGCGTAACCCCCTGACACCCGTTTCGTTCCACGGGAGATACGCGAACGGCATGAAAGGCACACCGGGATCGAGATACATGACGCTGTTGTCGAGTTTGACGAGCACGACACACGTGTTGAGGTCACGCGCATTCATGAAGCGTGGATCGAAAAAGCTTTCGTCGCGCGTCGAGACCAGCACGAGCGAGGCATCGAGCTTCGCGGCGCGCAGCAAGCCGTACAGAAACCAGGTGATTTCGTCCGCGTTGGCGTAGCCGTGTTTGAGCACGTCCTGGGCGTCGTCATTGTCCGCGAGCTTCTCGCGCTCGGTTTCCTGTTCGGTGGCCTGGCGCTCGAACGAGAGGTTGCGGATCTGCTGAGCGCGCGCGTAGAGCTTGCGCGCTTTGGTTTGGGCGGAATCGCCCGGCTGCACGAGCCGCGCGACTTCCTGCTCGAGCTCCCGGTCGGCTTTGATGAAGCGCTGAACCCTGGCATGGGAGCGTTTGCCGAATACCTTCCAATACTGGGCTTCGTCTTTCTGGTCGCTATCCTGGTCTTCGTAGATGAACTCGACGCGATACTTCATTACGTCTTCCGGTGGCATGTCCTCTTCCGTGATGAAAGCCGGCACGTTGCGCGTTTCGAGACGGATCAGGCCGCGCACCTTTTCCGGTGTCGTCGTGTCGGGTGGCAGGCCGAGCGGCCAGCTCCACCGCAGCAACAAGCCGTTCGCGGGCCGCAACGAAAACACGGCGCGCCGCGTGAACAATTCGTCGCTGAGCAACCAGCGCGAATTGAAAGCCCATCCGCTCGGCATCACCCGGCGGTAGCGGTATTCGACGATGCTGCCGACTTCCACGCCCGGCAGCGTGAAGGTCTTCGACATCACCTTGACGCCGCGCGCCTTGACGATCGGCTTCTCGTACACCGTTCCGTCGAAATCGGCGATGCTGCCATCCGGTCGAATGACGCGCGCTTCCAGCCCGGTAATCCTGCTGACGCCCTTGACATACGGGAGCTCGACGTTCGCGTACTTGCGTCCTTCCTCCGTCAGGATCTTGATGCGTGAGTAGGTGGACTCCGTGGAGTTCGCGTCGTCGCGATCGACCTGGCGATAGAGATAGATAGCCGCCGCCGCGGGAGCCTGCGGCTCGGACTTCATCTGCCGTTCCTCGGGCGAGACTGGCTGCCAATCGGCGGCGCGAGCGGGCAATGTGAGGATGAGCGATAACAGCGCGGCAAGCGCTCCGAGGCGACCAAGTCCCTGAAGCATGACGATAAATCGTCCCTATTATTTTATGTGCGACACCTATGCCGCGGCAGTATGGCTTAGCATTCTGGACGCGTCGAGAAGTCGGTGGTTTTTGACGCGACACGCGCGCGAATATTCTTCGCTTGTGATGGAGCTAGTACGATGCGCCGAAGTCCTGCATCCGGTGGACCTGCCCTCGCTTTCGGCCGGTGGCTAGACCGACCCCGATGTCCTCGAATCTCGAATCCATGATGTTCGCGCAATGACCCGGGTTGGCCAGCCATCCCGCAACTACCTCTCTGGCCAATTCCGGGCCGTACGCGATGTTCTCGCCCGTAAGGCGCGATTGGTAACCGGCGCGGCGCACGCGGTCCTTCGGCTGACTACCGTCGCTGCCGCGATGTTCGAAGTATTTCCGTTGGGCCATGTCGCGCACGTGACCGGTGACCGCGTCGTTCAGCTCGCGCGAAACACCGAGAGACAGTGCGGCGGCGAAACGCTCTCTGCCGCAACGTCTGCATTTTCTGCGCGCGGTGTCTACCAGTTCCAAGACGCGCGCGCGAACAAAGGCGCCCGACTACCGTCCAGCCAACGCGTCGGAGGCGGAAGCGCCCGAGGTTAGCGCGGCGGCCATCATGGCCGCGATGGATATCAGCCGCAGAAGTCCGAACGGGTGATTCAAAAATTCAGACATGCCGTCCGTTTCCATGAGCCGCGCTGCATGGGGGTAAACGCAGGCAGTATTGGCGCCTGATCTCAGTGCAGATCGGCAATCTCGCTAGTTCGCCTACCAACGACGAATTCCTTGAATTTGACGCGGCCATTTGCCGCGGAATCAGCAGCTTCAAAACGATAGCAACTCATCGATAGTGAGCTCACCGGGATGGGCGAAGCGCGCGAAGTCTAGACGGGGCGGAATCCAAATGAACCGAGAATTGCAAAAACGCGCGTAAGTCGCGGTATTGCTGGATTTCCTAGGCCTAACTTACAAGAGACCTCAAGGGACGGGGTTATCCGATCGACTCGATAGCCCGTGAACTTGGGTGTGCAGGTGGGAGAAATCGCAGGTTCGCGACAGTAATAAGAGGGAATTCCGATAAGAAGAACTAAGGAGCGCCAAATGCAACTTTCTCCCCCGTGGAAGCCGTCAAGGAGCATTGCTTCCCTTTCAGAAGAACGAGCGTCGTACGCTCGTCGCAAAGATCGCAGAAAAACGCTTATGGGCGCATCGGTGCTCTTGCTGACAATGGTGGCATCGACTGCGTCATGCGAGGAACTCACTGGCTCAGAGATCGCCGCAATCCAGTCCTACGTTGAAGGGATATCCACGCCCGAGGACATTCGCCGCAATGTTGGGCAACTACTAATACTTGGAGTGCCGGCAGATGTGCGAAATGCGAACGAGACAAGGACAACCGATCTAATCGCAAAGCGAGGAGTCGGTGGCATCTTTCTGGCTAGCTATCTGTACGCCGGAATGGATGGAACTCCGGCGGTTCATGTGAATGCGGCAATCAATCTTCACAACATGCTTCAGCTGAGCGCGCTGGATAGCCCGGCTGGTCTGCCTCTCTTTCTTGCAGGAGACGCGGAAATTCCAAGTCTTAGCAGCTTCGAGACGCTGCTTTCGATCGATCCGGTTGAGCCTCTGACACTCTCAGCGACAGAAGACGGGCAACTAATTCGACAAAATGGACAATTGTTAGGGCACCAGTTACATGCGCTAGGCGTAAACATGATCATGAGCCCGGTGCTCGATCGCGCCAAGAAGCTTGAAACACGACCCGATCTAAGTACGCGTACTTTTGCCGAAGAAAATGATCGCGTCGTGACGGCTGCGGCACACTTTGTAGCTGGCTTGAATGACTCCCCAATACTGACAATCGGCAAACACTATCCGGGTTTGGGTTCTTTGAGTGTCGGATCCAATTTACACGTGATTGCTGATGCGCCCAGGATTACCGCTGGCGCAAATACGCTAGACGAAAACATTGTCCCTTATCGACAATTGAAAGGAATGCTCGGTGGTCTGATGACCGCTCACGTCTCGGTCAAGCAGCTGACTGGCCGGGATGACGACATGGTTACGTTTTCGTCGCGCATTGTGAAGAACTTGCTGCGAGGCGAGGGCGAAATCTTGATGGAAGGCGGCGCGAAGGTCACGGCGCCCGGCTTTAAGACTGAGCTCGTCGTTACCGATGATCTTAGCAACATGGGGCCGATCATCTATCGCATGCACTGCGCGGAAGGTTCGAACCGCATGTCGTTCGGCGATGTCGCATGGAATGCATTTCAAGCAGGTCACGATCTATTGTTGTTTGCTCACATGGAGACTCGCAATAGAAGCGATGCCGTTGGCATCGACTGTACGGACCGTCGAGGCAACAATATTGTCGAGGTGGGCGGCTGGAGAAAACGCGGACTATTCGCGGCGTTCCACTACGAAGATGCAATTGAGGTTCTTGATCGGCTCACTATCGAAATATCCAGGAGCGACTCGGCAAAACAGCAATTTAAGGATTCTCTCGTTCGCATCCTGCGGGCTAAAGCTCAACTCGCAAAGCAGCTGGACTCAAATGTCGAAGATCTGTTACATCGGCGTGCTACTTTTCGCGTCACCAACTCGACTCCAGAGGCGCTAGCTACCCTCCGTGTCACGGAAGACGGCAAAACACATAATGTCGATGGCAACGCGATCATTGAACAAACGATGCGGGCAGCGTTCACTTGGTTTTCCGATGGTGATCCACCGTCCCTCGATCTGAATGAGTTGTCTTCGAGAGATCGCGTTACCTTCTTCGTCGAAGGATCCATGTTAGACGTGTATCAGAAGGAAATACCTGGCAACAACTCATGGACTTGGATCGCGTTGCCCGAAGAACGCGCCAGAATCGCAGAACAGCTGAAAAGTCAGGTTCTCGAAGCGTTCAGAGCATCGGAGATAGTCGTTTATACAGTTCGAAAGATCGATGATCTGGACGCGATAAACTTCGCGCGCCTCAACGTCGGAGATCGAGTCATCAAGCAAAAGAGCCGTGTAATGCTGCACACAAGCCCCTATCTGCTCGATCGAACCGATGAAATGCTTCCGTTCATCAATGTTTTCGGCACGATGAGCCACCATCGGGAGAGCTATCGCGCGGATGCTCGCGCTCTCACCGGACAATCCAGGGAACTCGGGAAGGTTTCGAAGGTTTCAGTGAAATTTGCTGACCATCGGCCGCTTGACTACGGAAACAAGATCTCCCTACCGGAGGCGATTACGGCCATAAAGATGGTCAGAAATACACCGCTGGCCCAAGCTCTTTCAGAGAATGAACTCCTAAAAAAAACCGTCATGGAATTGCAAGAGAAATTGCACTCTGCTGAGAGTACGGGAGCTAGGGCTTTAAAAATTGCCGACCCCGAGAAAGCACGTTTGCGAGACCAGTGGCGCGTCGCGACTGCTGCGTCTGTGCTGTCAGGAATATTTGTACTCGCTGTGGTACTGCCCCCGATTCGATACCTGAAAAGGTCGGCGGGATGGGCGATCTTGCGCTGGCCTAGGACATGGGGCTCCCGTCCTAGCGCAGGTGCGGACGACTGGGCTATTAGGTTGCTTGTCACCGCGATGTGCTTAGCTTTGTCATTGGCGGTATTGGCAGGATTTCCGCCTTGGATATCCGCGATTCTCGTCGCTACGCTGTTCTTGGAGCGAGCGCTCGCCGCCTACAATGCAGGCATGAAGGAACGTGAAAGCAAAATTGTCGAAAATAGGGATCTGTGGGAGTCACTTACCGCGACCGAAACGCGGCTCTACATGTTGGGTCTGTTGGCAATGCTCGCGCTGGCAGCAGTGCTTGGTGGCCTCACTTTCAAGGACGTAATGGATGCCGTTCCAGGACTGGGCGACTGACACAACGCATTTCGCCTTCAGCGAAACTTGTGTCGATTAGTTGGCTAGGCAAGATTAGCAGGGAGTAATCGACACGTAGGGAGTAGCAAAAACCTTCGCCGCGCCGGTGTACAGCGACCAGTAGAGAGTTGATCGAGAGAGTGGTCTCGGGCGGCAGACTGTTGACGGTTTTTTATACTTTAGACATTTTGAAAAGAAGCTGTGGCGTGCTACCACGGCGCCGACTTGTAGTCCTTCAAAAACTGCCCCCACACTTGTTCACCGCTGACGCGACCGGCAAATATCGGGTCCACGATCCGTGCCGCTCCATCGATTATGTCCAGCGGCGGTGAGAACCCGGCTTCGGCCTTGCGTGCCGCGTGGACGGCGGGGTCCTCGTCGGTGATCCATCCGGTGTCCACCGCGTTCATGTGGATGCCGTCCGTCATGAAGTCGGGTGCGCTCGTGCGCGTCATCATGTTCAGCGCCGCCTTCGCCATGTTGGTATGCGCGTGTTTTTCGGTCTTCGTGGCGCGATAGAACTGCCCCTCGATCGCGCTGACGTTGACGATGTGTTTGTGGGAGCCGGGCGTGCGCACCATGAGCGGCTTCAGGCGTGCATTCAGGATGTACGGCGCGATCGCGTTTACCAATTGCACTTCCAGCAGCTCGGGCGTTTCGACTTCGTGCATGCGCAGCCGCCAGCTGTTCATCTCCCGCAGATCGACCTGCTGACGGTCCTCGTCGAAGCGATTCACGGGAAAGAGCGTCTCGCCGCCGCGGTAATCGTCGTCCAGATAGCGCCGTTGCGAGAGGGCCGCGCTGTGCAAGAGGCCCTCGCCAGGGCTGTGTTCCGATGACGTGATGAGCGATCCCGAGAGTTGCGTGCGCGACGCTCCGAGCATCCGGCCCAACTCGTGATGGCCCGCGAGCACGGCTCGCAGATCCGGCGACAGCGCTGCGATCGAGTCCGTTTCCCGCGCCAGCAGATGCTGAAAAAACCCCGCCGGCCGCCGCACCGTCTGGCACGCGTTGTTGAGAATGTAGTCGAGCCGCGGCAACCGTTCGGCGAGAAATCTGGTGAACAATTCCACGCTCGGCGTGTGGCGCAGGTCGAGCCCGTGGATCTGCAGCCGCTCGCGATACGAAGAAAAGTCCGGCTCGCTCGAGTAGCGATCGGCGGCGTCGACCGGAAAACGCGTCGTGACGATGACGTGCGCCCCGGCGCGCAGTAGTTTGAGCGCGGCCTGGTAGCCGATCTTCACGCGCGCGCCCGTGACGACCGCGTAATGGCCGCTCAAGTCGGCGCTCTGCTCGCGCTTGGCGTAGTTGAATTCGCCACAGGGTTCGCACATGGAATCGTAGTAGCGATGCACCGTGGCGAACGGCTGCTTGCATACGTAGCAATCGCGCTCCTGGTGGAGACGCGGGCGCTCATCGAGGTCCTCCGGCTTGGGCGGTTCCAGCCATAACGGCGCAAAGACCGGTGAGCGGCGCTGCACGCGCAGCCCCGCCTGCTCGATGGCCTTGCGGTCATGCTCCTTGGCGGCCTCCCGCTCGGCGCGCCGAAAGGCCTTCGCCATTCGGACGAGATCATGGCGCTCGGGTTTTGCGACGAGGCCGGCGAGGGTAAGCAGCTCGCGGCGCTGTTCCTGCGTGAGCCGCGTGAGGTGCGAGCGATCCGCTTCGATCGCGCGCAGTACTCGAACGCACGCGCGCAGATCGTCATCTGAAATGTTCATGCGGGCATTGTAGGGGCGCGCCGGGAAGGTGGCGCCGAACCGCCGGGACGCCCTGACATATTCGATGGGGACGGCCGTCTTTCCCATGAGGCCGAAAAATACGGAGGGCGGATGTCCAAATCGCGGCGCTGCGCCAGAAATACGGCAAGGAAGATGGATCGCTGCAGAATCCCGCCAGCGCGCAGGCGGTCGGAGTCGAACTGATGGATGCGTTCTGGGTTTTCGACGGCGCGGGCAAACGCGTTCCGCCGCAGGCGTCACGTGTATACGTGGAGTCGTGCCGGATGACTCACTCGCCGGTGCAGGATTCCCTGGTGCTCACGCAGCAGACGAGGTCGAGCTTCATGATGCCCGGCAATGTCCGTTGCGATTGGCCGCGCGACAACACGGATGTGGCGCGGCAAGCGGCCGCCGGCCCCGGGGCCGTCAAGCGCATCGTTGGAAAATTCTCATGTTTCAGTCGAGTCCAGCAGACTGCTTCGCAGAGTCACAAGGTCCCGCTGCAAGCGGGTGAACTCCGCGGGTGACAAGCCGGTAGCGTCGACC
This sequence is a window from Pseudomonadota bacterium. Protein-coding genes within it:
- a CDS encoding DUF3857 and transglutaminase domain-containing protein — its product is MHATAAWAASAPDWMRAQVSVPVPAQDEETDAVVLYSDTELTVQASGKMKRLERRVYKILRSNGESYGTVLAAFGPQSQITSIHGWSIPAQGKDFEVKDRDIIETALSNVDGGELISDVRRKVMRIPASVPGNIVGYEIERDMSPYEMTDEWDIQDIVPVLQARYTVRLPPSWSYKVFWLNHDESAATEVAPGQWRWMVSDLKPVKLERQMPPWQGIAARMVLSLQPPGGKGGGFQSWQEVGTWYGGLTNGRRDASPPLRQKVQQLTASATDPLAKMQALAAFVQSDIRYVAIELGVGGVQPHPASEVLTHGYGDCKDKVTLLSSMLKEIGIESHYVLINTERGSVAAGTPPNMGFNHAIIAIQLQAGVDTAQLPAAIKHKTLGPLLFFDPTHPLISLGYLPGALQANYGMLVLPAGGELLALPQTSSALNGVARTAKLTLDENGTLNGDVRESWTGDGAAGQRFSLRAAQQDVDQIKPIESMLAHSLSTFKVLHATVANRRFADKPLIWDYTVEIPRYPRNAGDLLIIRPRVLGSMSSGLLETKEPREHPIEFEAPVRNTDVFEITVPAGYVPDSLPKAVNEDLGSIAYRSSTTFAGSVLRYTRTLEVKELSVPVAKAESLKKFFRAIENDERNSALLKKAP
- a CDS encoding DUF3857 domain-containing protein; this translates as MKSEPQAPAAAAIYLYRQVDRDDANSTESTYSRIKILTEEGRKYANVELPYVKGVSRITGLEARVIRPDGSIADFDGTVYEKPIVKARGVKVMSKTFTLPGVEVGSIVEYRYRRVMPSGWAFNSRWLLSDELFTRRAVFSLRPANGLLLRWSWPLGLPPDTTTPEKVRGLIRLETRNVPAFITEEDMPPEDVMKYRVEFIYEDQDSDQKDEAQYWKVFGKRSHARVQRFIKADRELEQEVARLVQPGDSAQTKARKLYARAQQIRNLSFERQATEQETEREKLADNDDAQDVLKHGYANADEITWFLYGLLRAAKLDASLVLVSTRDESFFDPRFMNARDLNTCVVLVKLDNSVMYLDPGVPFMPFAYLPWNETGVRGLRLDADGGQWLTTALPGAAESRVERKASVKLTTSGTLEGKVTVTYSGLEASWRRIAERNEDATERKKVLEQDLEADVPSGVDVKLTNTPDWSGSDAPLVAEFDLRVPGWAAAAGNRSLIPVGLFGGSEKHKFEHSAREHPLYFSFLHQHTDEVAIELPPGWKVSSLPKARTADISVARYSSSAQNTGGTLSMKRELVLNTIIVQQKFYAQVRDFYQTVRAGDEDQVVVTPGAPPGATAKH
- a CDS encoding SDR family oxidoreductase, giving the protein MAKAFRRAEREAAKEHDRKAIEQAGLRVQRRSPVFAPLWLEPPKPEDLDERPRLHQERDCYVCKQPFATVHRYYDSMCEPCGEFNYAKREQSADLSGHYAVVTGARVKIGYQAALKLLRAGAHVIVTTRFPVDAADRYSSEPDFSSYRERLQIHGLDLRHTPSVELFTRFLAERLPRLDYILNNACQTVRRPAGFFQHLLARETDSIAALSPDLRAVLAGHHELGRMLGASRTQLSGSLITSSEHSPGEGLLHSAALSQRRYLDDDYRGGETLFPVNRFDEDRQQVDLREMNSWRLRMHEVETPELLEVQLVNAIAPYILNARLKPLMVRTPGSHKHIVNVSAIEGQFYRATKTEKHAHTNMAKAALNMMTRTSAPDFMTDGIHMNAVDTGWITDEDPAVHAARKAEAGFSPPLDIIDGAARIVDPIFAGRVSGEQVWGQFLKDYKSAPW
- a CDS encoding CAP domain-containing protein, with protein sequence MELVDTARRKCRRCGRERFAAALSLGVSRELNDAVTGHVRDMAQRKYFEHRGSDGSQPKDRVRRAGYQSRLTGENIAYGPELAREVVAGWLANPGHCANIMDSRFEDIGVGLATGRKRGQVHRMQDFGASY
- a CDS encoding glycoside hydrolase family 3 N-terminal domain-containing protein, with the protein product MQLSPPWKPSRSIASLSEERASYARRKDRRKTLMGASVLLLTMVASTASCEELTGSEIAAIQSYVEGISTPEDIRRNVGQLLILGVPADVRNANETRTTDLIAKRGVGGIFLASYLYAGMDGTPAVHVNAAINLHNMLQLSALDSPAGLPLFLAGDAEIPSLSSFETLLSIDPVEPLTLSATEDGQLIRQNGQLLGHQLHALGVNMIMSPVLDRAKKLETRPDLSTRTFAEENDRVVTAAAHFVAGLNDSPILTIGKHYPGLGSLSVGSNLHVIADAPRITAGANTLDENIVPYRQLKGMLGGLMTAHVSVKQLTGRDDDMVTFSSRIVKNLLRGEGEILMEGGAKVTAPGFKTELVVTDDLSNMGPIIYRMHCAEGSNRMSFGDVAWNAFQAGHDLLLFAHMETRNRSDAVGIDCTDRRGNNIVEVGGWRKRGLFAAFHYEDAIEVLDRLTIEISRSDSAKQQFKDSLVRILRAKAQLAKQLDSNVEDLLHRRATFRVTNSTPEALATLRVTEDGKTHNVDGNAIIEQTMRAAFTWFSDGDPPSLDLNELSSRDRVTFFVEGSMLDVYQKEIPGNNSWTWIALPEERARIAEQLKSQVLEAFRASEIVVYTVRKIDDLDAINFARLNVGDRVIKQKSRVMLHTSPYLLDRTDEMLPFINVFGTMSHHRESYRADARALTGQSRELGKVSKVSVKFADHRPLDYGNKISLPEAITAIKMVRNTPLAQALSENELLKKTVMELQEKLHSAESTGARALKIADPEKARLRDQWRVATAASVLSGIFVLAVVLPPIRYLKRSAGWAILRWPRTWGSRPSAGADDWAIRLLVTAMCLALSLAVLAGFPPWISAILVATLFLERALAAYNAGMKERESKIVENRDLWESLTATETRLYMLGLLAMLALAAVLGGLTFKDVMDAVPGLGD